The Myxococcus guangdongensis genome has a window encoding:
- a CDS encoding HEAT repeat domain-containing protein, whose protein sequence is MRPARPVLLVLVFLALLGTAAGITLALRSPGSPPPTPAPAPAAPVQASAPLPVVKDAHPARGVYAGSESCGECHEDEHAAWGKDWHSRALSPGTRKFVVGDYAKRTHFKGDSSEAWMRRDGERHFMRTKGSDGQLAEFPVEWVIGGKRMQDPVAVMPDGRWQVLPVYYHVTGKGEWVDYSETKQGALTPEHPFFWTNFRRSAQHACLDCHVTGLDARYDRDQHTWTTAFTDAGVACESCHGPGARHADTQEPRDIVQPSKLSTELGFAVCAQCHGPRRPLFPILDTTHRYQPGQRYEDFYQPIVLFLGNERSGDYFTDGRPSTSSFEYQALIQSACHLKGGATCLTCHTAPHEPNAPNELNLPDKSQTKASVGSATCQQCHADLFAQAAQHTRHTSRDAQDCLACHMPPVVSGVLDKFADHALDVPAPQNTTRHGIPNACNTCHTKQTPEAMAQAMTQLWPASAKRQERRLRLADAFDDKTAQTGRAALEATLADAQESPSLRGAAAKLLVRRYKREAIPALRAALKSTQDGQMRTDVIEALSLVNAREASEDLVALLQTESLWVRQAAAVTLASFGDARGLSAVETLASKPETSGLVQPHLLLAQLAVRRKDLTTAAREFEKALDLQPYNPDALVRLADVYVVQGQVERGRERLEEALRFDPQSRAVKQRLSMLQQGR, encoded by the coding sequence ATGCGCCCCGCCCGTCCCGTCCTGCTCGTCCTCGTCTTCCTCGCGCTGCTTGGCACCGCCGCGGGAATCACCCTCGCGCTGCGCTCACCGGGCTCGCCGCCCCCGACTCCCGCGCCCGCGCCCGCGGCTCCGGTCCAGGCGAGCGCGCCTCTCCCCGTGGTGAAGGACGCGCATCCCGCGCGCGGTGTCTACGCGGGCTCGGAGTCCTGCGGCGAGTGCCACGAGGACGAGCACGCCGCGTGGGGAAAGGACTGGCACTCGCGCGCGCTGTCCCCCGGGACGCGCAAGTTCGTGGTGGGCGACTACGCGAAGCGCACGCACTTCAAGGGCGACTCCAGCGAGGCGTGGATGCGCCGCGACGGCGAGCGCCACTTCATGCGCACCAAGGGCTCGGACGGTCAGCTCGCCGAGTTCCCCGTGGAGTGGGTCATCGGCGGCAAGCGCATGCAGGACCCCGTCGCGGTGATGCCCGACGGCCGCTGGCAGGTGCTGCCCGTCTACTACCACGTCACCGGCAAGGGCGAGTGGGTGGACTACTCGGAGACCAAGCAGGGCGCGCTCACGCCCGAGCATCCATTCTTCTGGACCAACTTCCGTCGCAGCGCGCAGCACGCCTGTCTGGACTGTCACGTCACCGGACTCGACGCGCGCTATGACCGCGACCAACACACGTGGACCACGGCCTTCACCGACGCGGGCGTCGCGTGCGAGAGCTGCCACGGCCCGGGCGCGCGCCACGCGGACACGCAGGAGCCCAGGGACATCGTCCAACCGTCGAAGCTGTCCACCGAGCTGGGCTTCGCCGTCTGCGCGCAGTGCCACGGCCCGCGCCGTCCCCTCTTCCCCATCCTCGACACCACGCACCGCTACCAGCCCGGCCAGCGCTACGAGGACTTCTACCAGCCCATCGTCCTCTTCCTCGGCAACGAGCGCTCCGGCGACTACTTCACCGACGGCCGCCCCAGCACCTCCAGCTTCGAGTACCAGGCCCTCATCCAGTCCGCGTGTCACCTGAAGGGCGGCGCCACCTGCCTCACCTGTCACACCGCGCCCCACGAGCCCAACGCCCCCAACGAGCTCAACCTCCCCGACAAGTCCCAGACGAAGGCCTCCGTCGGCTCGGCCACCTGTCAGCAGTGCCACGCGGACCTCTTCGCCCAGGCCGCGCAGCACACCCGACACACCTCGCGCGACGCACAGGACTGCCTGGCCTGTCACATGCCGCCCGTCGTCTCCGGGGTGCTCGACAAGTTCGCGGACCACGCGCTGGACGTCCCCGCGCCCCAGAACACCACGCGCCACGGCATCCCCAACGCGTGCAACACCTGCCACACGAAACAGACACCGGAGGCCATGGCCCAGGCGATGACGCAGCTGTGGCCCGCCTCCGCGAAGCGACAGGAGCGACGCCTGCGGCTCGCGGACGCCTTCGACGACAAGACCGCCCAGACGGGCCGCGCCGCGCTGGAGGCCACGCTCGCGGATGCACAGGAGTCCCCATCCCTGCGCGGCGCGGCGGCGAAGCTGCTCGTGCGTCGCTACAAGCGCGAGGCCATCCCCGCCCTGCGCGCCGCGCTGAAGAGCACGCAGGACGGCCAGATGCGCACCGACGTCATCGAGGCACTGAGCCTCGTGAACGCACGCGAGGCCAGCGAGGACCTGGTCGCGCTGCTCCAGACGGAGTCCCTGTGGGTCCGTCAAGCCGCGGCGGTGACGCTCGCGAGCTTCGGTGACGCGCGCGGCCTGTCGGCCGTGGAGACACTGGCCTCGAAGCCCGAGACCTCCGGACTGGTGCAGCCACACCTGTTGCTCGCGCAGCTCGCGGTGCGCCGCAAGGACCTGACCACCGCGGCGCGAGAGTTCGAGAAGGCGCTGGACCTGCAGCCCTACAACCCCGACGCCCTCGTCCGTCTGGCCGATGTCTATGTCGTGCAGGGACAGGTGGAGCGCGGCCGCGAGCGCCTGGAGGAGGCGCTGCGCTTCGACCCGCAGAGCCGCGCGGTGAAGCAACGTCTGTCCATGCTCCAACAAGGACGCTGA